One window of Streptomyces sp. SUK 48 genomic DNA carries:
- a CDS encoding transcriptional regulator yields the protein MAKAAEDGQPIHPLTALRAREGLSAARYLARIGQAHQELGFGRVAFRREQVTRWTRNGVTPQPTTLLAMAHYHGIDLASVDRYGWPDFLHLALHDDGVVLELPWTAAGTVLSLTDLGGHVDRRTFLITPTGALGAILAQWATAEPSLALPINGRRLGTSDARLFELRLDALRHLDDTVGAEQVYQGAVFELQMIRDRIENATYTEETGRRLFAAAAEASRLAGWCAYDEGRHAAAERHFVTALRAAATAQDPTLSALVLGFWANLRYNAMKSDPRGALHLIEAAMSDRKKISSPRVRAMLHARAARAHSKAGENAAAYARIDDALAAYESAEAIEADVPALYWLSRGEIHQVAASSALSLGEPRKALDHFSAATQEDPYDTEREIRGTVIYDARRAEAHLALGELDAAVAIGHDVIDVMGGVDSARSTSTLADLRTQLRQHRHVPLVAEFLSISA from the coding sequence GTGGCCAAGGCGGCCGAGGACGGACAGCCCATCCATCCGCTCACCGCGTTACGGGCCCGCGAGGGGCTCAGCGCCGCGCGCTACCTCGCACGGATCGGCCAGGCCCACCAGGAACTGGGCTTCGGACGAGTGGCCTTCCGCAGAGAGCAGGTCACGCGGTGGACACGAAATGGCGTAACCCCCCAACCGACGACCCTGCTGGCGATGGCCCACTACCACGGCATCGACCTCGCGAGCGTTGACCGCTACGGCTGGCCGGACTTCCTGCACCTCGCGCTCCACGACGATGGCGTCGTCCTTGAGTTGCCCTGGACGGCAGCGGGTACGGTCCTCTCACTGACTGACCTAGGAGGTCACGTGGACCGGCGCACCTTCCTCATCACCCCCACCGGTGCGCTCGGGGCGATCCTCGCCCAGTGGGCCACCGCCGAGCCCTCGCTCGCACTTCCCATCAACGGACGCAGGCTCGGCACCAGCGACGCCCGGCTCTTTGAACTCCGCCTGGACGCACTTCGGCACCTCGACGACACCGTGGGAGCCGAGCAGGTCTACCAAGGCGCAGTCTTCGAACTGCAGATGATCCGGGACCGGATCGAAAACGCCACCTACACCGAGGAGACCGGCCGACGGTTGTTCGCCGCCGCAGCCGAGGCATCCCGACTCGCCGGATGGTGTGCCTACGACGAGGGCCGGCACGCCGCCGCCGAGCGGCACTTCGTCACCGCCCTGCGCGCCGCCGCCACCGCCCAGGACCCGACCCTGAGCGCCCTTGTGCTCGGATTCTGGGCCAACCTGCGTTACAACGCGATGAAAAGCGACCCCAGGGGAGCGCTCCACCTGATCGAGGCGGCGATGTCCGACCGGAAGAAGATCTCCTCCCCACGCGTGCGGGCCATGCTTCACGCCCGCGCCGCCCGCGCCCACTCCAAGGCCGGCGAGAACGCCGCCGCCTACGCCCGCATCGATGACGCCCTCGCCGCATACGAGAGCGCCGAGGCGATCGAAGCAGATGTGCCCGCTCTGTACTGGCTGTCACGAGGAGAGATCCACCAAGTCGCCGCGAGCTCGGCGCTCAGCCTGGGCGAACCCCGCAAGGCCCTGGACCACTTCAGCGCCGCCACCCAGGAAGACCCGTACGACACCGAACGTGAGATCCGCGGCACCGTCATCTACGACGCCCGACGCGCCGAAGCCCACCTGGCGCTCGGCGAACTCGATGCCGCCGTCGCCATCGGACACGATGTCATCGACGTGATGGGCGGCGTCGACTCAGCCCGCTCGACCAGCACACTCGCGGACTTGCGGACACAGCTGCGCCAGCACCGGCACGTCCCGCTCGTCGCCGAATTCCTCAGTATCTCGGCGTGA
- a CDS encoding BadF/BadG/BcrA/BcrD ATPase family protein, with the protein MATAGHPPVPVLVTNDIVPMLLDGDGPLCVVICGTGTGFAARNGERWARASGLEWLLSDEGGGHDLAACALRAVVRAHDGRGPATALVDAARRWCQPTPGADVSLGESLFHAVHGDAARKPYVASFAPFVLETARAGDLVAAGLLDNTAQELVEGAGAVCRAVGLGAAAPPVLVLSGSLLHSDILRERFLSRARAQFGDGVVARVASAPGPGLVRLLGLWQDPAAIAALGRPVPVHADPIPGSGP; encoded by the coding sequence ATGGCCACCGCCGGCCACCCGCCCGTCCCGGTACTGGTCACCAACGACATCGTGCCGATGCTGCTCGACGGCGACGGCCCGCTGTGCGTGGTGATCTGCGGCACGGGCACCGGGTTCGCCGCCCGCAACGGCGAACGCTGGGCACGCGCCTCCGGGCTGGAGTGGCTGCTGTCCGACGAGGGCGGCGGTCACGACCTGGCCGCCTGCGCCCTGCGGGCCGTCGTCCGGGCCCACGACGGGCGCGGCCCCGCCACCGCCCTCGTCGACGCTGCCCGCCGATGGTGCCAGCCCACCCCCGGCGCAGACGTCTCTTTGGGCGAGAGCCTCTTCCACGCCGTACACGGCGACGCCGCCCGCAAGCCGTACGTCGCCTCGTTCGCGCCGTTCGTGCTCGAGACGGCCCGCGCCGGCGATCTGGTGGCGGCCGGGCTGCTCGACAACACCGCCCAGGAGCTGGTCGAGGGAGCCGGGGCGGTCTGCCGGGCTGTCGGACTCGGCGCTGCGGCGCCACCCGTGCTCGTTCTGTCCGGTTCCCTGCTCCACTCCGACATCCTGCGCGAGCGGTTCCTCAGCCGGGCCCGCGCGCAGTTCGGTGACGGCGTTGTTGCCCGGGTGGCTTCGGCCCCGGGGCCGGGCCTGGTGCGCCTGCTCGGCCTGTGGCAGGACCCGGCGGCGATCGCGGCCCTGGGCCGGCCCGTGCCCGTGCACGCCGACCCCATCCCGGGGAGCGGGCCGTGA
- a CDS encoding restriction endonuclease, whose amino-acid sequence MWVARHWAVVWPVLVTVLAAAVVGGAGWTLLRAHRRAIGQDRAWRAQEEARARELSMAQVDALSWQEFETYIAELCRRDGCTKVVVSGKSGDLGADVVGYLADGRKLVVQCKKYAPHRSVPSQDMQKFVGTARLEHGADVALFVTTCRAFTRDALGLALRQDIVAMHRDLLGSWAKGAHLETLIPLNGSGGGTRRRPSA is encoded by the coding sequence GTGTGGGTGGCCCGGCACTGGGCTGTGGTGTGGCCCGTCCTGGTAACCGTTCTCGCCGCGGCCGTGGTGGGCGGTGCCGGATGGACGCTGCTGCGCGCTCACCGCCGCGCGATCGGCCAGGACCGCGCGTGGCGGGCGCAGGAGGAGGCCCGGGCACGCGAGTTGTCGATGGCCCAGGTCGACGCCTTGTCGTGGCAGGAGTTCGAGACGTACATCGCGGAGCTGTGCCGACGGGACGGCTGCACGAAGGTCGTCGTCAGCGGCAAGAGCGGCGATCTGGGCGCGGATGTGGTCGGCTACCTGGCCGACGGCAGGAAACTCGTCGTCCAGTGCAAAAAATACGCGCCGCACCGAAGCGTGCCCTCGCAGGACATGCAGAAATTCGTCGGCACCGCCCGTCTCGAACACGGCGCCGACGTCGCGTTGTTCGTCACCACCTGCCGCGCGTTCACGAGGGACGCGCTGGGCCTGGCCCTGCGCCAGGACATCGTGGCCATGCACCGCGACCTACTGGGATCCTGGGCCAAGGGCGCTCATCTGGAAACCTTGATCCCGCTGAACGGAAGCGGCGGCGGCACCAGGCGGCGCCCCTCTGCCTGA
- a CDS encoding restriction endonuclease, translating into MKFRKRTLEMLGDLICGNLGAADPQAEGEPAYFPYRSSSYITEFFAELDMDWEHDGSTRHRWVAGVLEQLLAEPHEGPSHPPESFCRVIDHLMSPADALNEGLDRSNALRLLNNALAREGFEAFYGEDKHCYLRHIGTNTVSMLAKNPHRPLSAAEMQRRTALAAFLDTCSEDVLIEEVLLPLFRQLGFHRITAAGHRDKALEYGKDIWMRYTLPTQHFLYFGIQVKRGKLDATGRSRAGNANIAEIHNQALMMLAHEIFDPETNRRVLVDHAFIVAGGEITKAARNWLGNALDAAKRSQIMFMDRDDILNQNIVRNIEALPQVGSPPAFLQVKGCFDTLQRVACSGSFPCVFQDSC; encoded by the coding sequence GTGAAGTTCAGAAAGCGAACGCTGGAAATGCTTGGCGACCTCATTTGCGGAAACCTCGGTGCGGCAGATCCTCAAGCTGAGGGCGAGCCTGCATATTTCCCGTATCGGTCGAGCAGCTACATCACCGAGTTCTTCGCGGAACTCGACATGGATTGGGAGCACGATGGTTCGACGCGGCACCGCTGGGTCGCTGGAGTGCTGGAACAATTGTTGGCGGAGCCGCACGAGGGGCCTTCACACCCACCGGAGTCCTTCTGTAGGGTGATTGACCATCTGATGAGTCCGGCGGATGCCCTCAATGAGGGTCTCGACCGGTCCAATGCCTTGCGCTTGCTGAACAATGCGCTCGCCCGGGAAGGGTTCGAAGCCTTCTACGGGGAGGATAAGCACTGCTACCTGCGGCACATCGGAACGAACACTGTTTCGATGTTGGCCAAGAACCCGCATCGCCCTCTGAGCGCCGCCGAGATGCAACGACGTACAGCACTTGCCGCGTTTCTGGACACGTGCAGCGAGGATGTGCTCATTGAGGAAGTACTGCTGCCGCTCTTCCGTCAGCTGGGCTTTCACCGGATCACTGCAGCCGGGCACCGGGACAAGGCGCTGGAGTACGGCAAGGACATCTGGATGAGGTACACCCTGCCGACCCAGCACTTCCTGTACTTCGGCATCCAGGTGAAGCGCGGGAAACTGGACGCCACCGGAAGGTCCAGGGCGGGCAATGCCAACATCGCTGAGATCCACAATCAGGCTCTGATGATGCTGGCGCACGAGATCTTCGACCCCGAGACCAACCGGCGCGTCCTCGTCGACCATGCGTTCATCGTGGCCGGCGGGGAGATCACCAAGGCTGCACGCAACTGGCTGGGCAACGCGTTGGACGCAGCGAAGCGGAGCCAGATCATGTTCATGGATCGCGACGACATCTTGAACCAGAACATTGTACGCAACATCGAGGCACTCCCACAAGTAGGCTCCCCGCCTGCGTTTTTGCAGGTCAAGGGCTGTTTCGACACCCTACAACGAGTCGCATGTTCGGGCAGCTTTCCCTGCGTTTTTCAGGACTCATGCTGA
- a CDS encoding inositol monophosphatase family protein, with the protein MTAPHAPEPGASADPELGRALRSALDTCRRDITRFHAAPAPAREKASVHGGREVVTELDLTLQERLTAELSRTFPGVPVIAEEGLAAIPQLPDECLLVDPLDGTAPFLVGSSDYAIAVCLVRDGIPAEGVIDLPAHDLRISAAPGLLHVTGDVTQLPHHGSHTVLTSPSRTAAVQDRLSGTGWSVRPVTTASVKIAFVALGRAPAAVYLPRPGRGAAPWDYPAAALAVAAAGGSVHDTAGSDLARTRPARLDGWLALHRPPEADLSALLRSPAATHL; encoded by the coding sequence GTGACCGCGCCGCACGCGCCCGAGCCAGGAGCAAGCGCGGACCCGGAGCTCGGGCGCGCGCTGCGCTCGGCCCTCGACACCTGCCGCCGGGACATCACCCGCTTCCACGCGGCCCCGGCCCCAGCACGGGAGAAGGCGAGTGTCCACGGCGGCCGCGAAGTGGTCACCGAGCTCGACCTCACCCTGCAAGAGCGCCTCACGGCCGAGCTCTCCCGCACGTTCCCCGGAGTCCCGGTGATCGCCGAGGAGGGCCTGGCCGCGATCCCCCAACTGCCCGACGAGTGCCTGCTCGTGGATCCGCTGGACGGCACCGCGCCGTTCCTCGTCGGCAGCAGCGACTACGCGATCGCCGTCTGCCTGGTCCGCGACGGCATCCCGGCCGAAGGCGTCATCGACCTGCCCGCCCACGACCTCCGCATCAGCGCGGCGCCCGGTCTCCTCCATGTCACCGGCGACGTGACCCAGCTGCCGCACCACGGCTCCCACACCGTCCTGACCAGCCCCAGCCGCACGGCCGCCGTCCAGGACCGCTTGTCCGGGACCGGCTGGTCCGTACGCCCGGTCACCACCGCCAGCGTGAAGATCGCCTTCGTCGCTCTCGGCCGCGCACCGGCCGCCGTCTACCTGCCCCGGCCCGGCCGCGGTGCCGCGCCATGGGACTACCCGGCCGCCGCCCTGGCCGTCGCCGCGGCCGGCGGAAGCGTCCACGACACCGCCGGGAGCGACCTGGCCCGCACCCGGCCCGCCCGGCTCGACGGCTGGCTCGCCCTGCACCGACCGCCTGAAGCGGACCTGTCGGCGCTGCTGCGCTCACCGGCCGCTACCCACCTGTAG
- a CDS encoding putative PEP-binding protein yields the protein MAGRTRRTPAYPGSRRRRHDMNSTASSTAPAKAIEGDVPGGLRADAIKTSRFSTSVTRHDGVAGSRGFAVAPARQLHSRADTDGPYILIAHDLTPAETQAMDLTRVSGFCTAAGGPTSHAVQAAYSLGIPTIVAAGDGVLSIPDGTVCALDGDTGTFYSGLTGDDLASATAHRDRRARRPRPRTNGGSPPVTLTGTITLASQAAELREAGADGLGLLATELLFLGRERDLADEEQHYAAYREIARAVGGAPVTLRTLDIGGDKEVPALGLPREDNSFLGVRGLRLSLRRQDLFLPQLRAAYRVARDDGAQLRLMFPMVTRVEEFLQAAETARKVQAALGAPALPLGVMVEVPACALAVDQFAGHVDFLSIGTNDLAQYLTAISRTSAELACDLDPLHVAVTRTVRAVAETGASHGIPVSACGGLAGDPVGAIVLASLGVTALTVALPYLPDVRDALTRADSATLATIREHALSTGGSRHMRALVTDLLDS from the coding sequence GTGGCCGGTCGCACCCGGCGCACTCCGGCCTATCCCGGTTCCCGACGACGGAGGCACGACATGAACTCAACGGCCAGCAGCACTGCCCCGGCCAAGGCCATTGAGGGCGACGTCCCAGGGGGCTTACGCGCAGACGCCATCAAGACGAGCCGGTTCTCCACATCTGTCACCCGTCACGATGGAGTCGCCGGCTCCCGCGGCTTCGCGGTGGCACCGGCGCGCCAACTGCACTCCCGGGCCGACACCGACGGACCCTACATCCTGATTGCCCATGACCTGACGCCGGCTGAAACCCAGGCTATGGACCTCACCAGGGTCTCCGGGTTCTGCACCGCAGCCGGAGGCCCGACCTCTCACGCGGTACAGGCCGCCTACAGCCTCGGGATTCCGACGATCGTCGCGGCCGGTGACGGGGTCCTGTCCATCCCGGACGGAACGGTGTGCGCCCTGGACGGGGACACCGGCACCTTCTACAGCGGGCTCACGGGAGATGACCTGGCTTCCGCGACCGCCCACCGCGACCGGCGCGCAAGGCGTCCGCGGCCGCGGACGAACGGCGGGAGCCCGCCGGTCACTCTCACGGGAACGATCACACTGGCGTCACAGGCTGCCGAGCTCCGCGAGGCCGGTGCCGACGGTCTGGGCCTGCTCGCCACCGAGCTGCTGTTCCTCGGCCGCGAAAGAGACCTCGCCGACGAGGAGCAGCACTACGCCGCCTACCGTGAGATCGCCCGCGCTGTCGGCGGTGCTCCCGTGACCCTGCGGACGCTGGACATCGGCGGCGACAAGGAAGTGCCGGCGCTCGGGCTGCCCCGTGAGGACAATTCGTTCCTCGGCGTGCGTGGCCTGCGACTGAGCCTGCGCCGACAGGACCTGTTCCTGCCGCAGTTGCGGGCCGCCTACCGGGTGGCACGCGACGACGGCGCGCAGCTGCGCCTGATGTTCCCGATGGTCACCCGGGTCGAGGAGTTCCTCCAGGCCGCCGAGACGGCTCGCAAGGTGCAGGCCGCCCTGGGCGCACCCGCTCTGCCCCTCGGTGTGATGGTGGAGGTTCCGGCCTGCGCCCTGGCCGTCGACCAGTTCGCCGGACACGTCGATTTCCTGAGTATCGGCACGAATGATCTTGCTCAGTACCTGACGGCGATCTCGCGGACCAGCGCGGAACTCGCCTGCGACCTCGACCCCTTGCATGTCGCCGTCACCCGCACCGTGCGGGCCGTTGCCGAGACGGGCGCCAGCCACGGCATCCCCGTGTCCGCATGCGGAGGCCTGGCCGGCGATCCGGTGGGAGCCATCGTCCTGGCCTCCCTCGGCGTCACCGCTCTCACCGTCGCCCTGCCGTACCTGCCCGACGTGCGCGACGCGCTGACCCGCGCGGACTCCGCCACCTTGGCGACGATCCGCGAGCACGCCCTCAGCACCGGCGGCAGCCGCCACATGCGGGCCCTGGTCACAGATCTCCTCGACTCCTGA
- a CDS encoding TauD/TfdA family dioxygenase: MLNTELISEVNNRGYAVIPALTTADDPFDAHRDVARSLGLSDACTPVLYRDPEVCEVVGQVGPYNEIPRDSSSMPPWSEVTGQQFHVDGLLEPLGGIKTTILHCLEQAHSGGATELFFSCAAFLKLLATDENAATSLLHPEALTRFATIPVSDPGRLRVAGPAFGRVDGELVTRFSDGATELWNTSGNPALERALDYMRGPATEAHSARIRLEPGEMLIFRNDLVSHRGCAYRNGPRPRRLTRSMYSGVPAHRSLVR, translated from the coding sequence ATGTTGAATACCGAACTGATTTCCGAGGTGAATAATCGCGGATACGCCGTCATCCCGGCGCTCACCACGGCGGACGACCCGTTCGACGCACACAGGGACGTCGCCCGATCGCTAGGCCTGTCCGACGCCTGCACGCCGGTCCTCTACCGGGATCCAGAGGTGTGTGAAGTGGTCGGTCAAGTGGGCCCGTACAACGAGATCCCCCGGGACAGTTCTTCGATGCCGCCATGGTCCGAGGTGACGGGTCAGCAGTTCCATGTGGATGGTCTGCTGGAACCGCTCGGCGGGATCAAGACAACCATTCTGCACTGCCTGGAACAGGCGCACTCCGGCGGCGCGACGGAGCTGTTCTTCTCCTGCGCGGCGTTCCTGAAGCTACTTGCCACGGATGAGAATGCCGCGACGAGCCTTCTGCACCCTGAGGCGTTGACACGGTTCGCGACCATCCCTGTGTCGGATCCCGGACGTCTTCGCGTCGCCGGGCCGGCCTTCGGCCGGGTCGACGGAGAACTGGTCACCCGCTTCTCGGACGGGGCGACCGAGCTGTGGAACACCTCGGGCAACCCTGCCCTGGAACGAGCGCTGGACTACATGCGCGGTCCGGCAACCGAGGCGCATTCCGCTCGTATCCGTCTGGAACCAGGCGAGATGCTGATCTTCCGGAACGACCTGGTATCGCACCGCGGATGTGCCTACCGGAACGGCCCCCGGCCGCGCCGGCTCACCCGCTCCATGTACAGCGGTGTGCCGGCCCACCGGTCGCTGGTCAGGTAG
- a CDS encoding NACHT domain-containing protein — MTPDSEPGEAPGATAPSHGVHNEFHGAADFVVMARDITGRISYSPTFVTAATDPLDLASRELTRMVGSQWRSELGLRGLFTANPLAIRWTTDRGRLSDHEQLIGGHVDGERSDLRSLADSFLSLPNRRLVMLGGIGSGKSTLAALLLLSLLEQSSPNDPVPVLLPLASWDPALQHLNTWLAARLNEDYPRLRSHEFGRGAAKRLIEARRVLPILDGLDEMPTHCRALALHHLNSALAGGSPVVLTCRTGEYEATVRDAGVLRHATAIHANPVEPREAFNHLSRAVTPQRQPQWQPVFEALEADHRSPLAIALESPLMISLLLAVYNAPEAQPGRLLDPVFFPDSTTIENHLLDRLVLTAFTSGPPPSEVPWRHRRWDSQNAQRWLRRLAVDLTRRGSEDLTWWQLHQRSPAWLRALNTGIISGMACFIFLVILAITGLFGRVDSAGLAASAVLSVIAGVFGGWVITGASGPYEPGRKLTESERLWNLRIRFRLQTPGKDLFRTGGLMVLIWVGLWVVIMTVGAVMIAWKQLHGEGISFSSGGREMSTGELIESARFFVVFPAALGAMLWGLGWLARPFNSEDAATMRIGLRIARRKAMSLLLIFCLPVLALFSLGMTAWSLLIGFLAILRSAWGCYARCRIWLTVTGRLPWRLTAFLEDAHRLGILHQYGTVYQFRHAKLRERLASARPTR, encoded by the coding sequence ATGACGCCCGACAGTGAACCCGGCGAGGCTCCCGGAGCAACTGCACCATCACATGGAGTTCACAATGAATTTCACGGCGCAGCTGATTTTGTGGTCATGGCGCGTGACATCACTGGCAGGATTAGCTATTCGCCGACTTTCGTCACGGCCGCAACGGACCCACTCGATCTGGCCAGCCGAGAACTGACTCGGATGGTGGGCTCTCAATGGAGGTCAGAGCTCGGCTTGCGGGGACTATTTACCGCGAATCCGCTGGCAATCCGCTGGACAACGGACCGTGGAAGGCTATCAGATCACGAACAGCTCATTGGCGGTCACGTCGATGGAGAGCGGAGCGACCTGAGGTCGTTGGCTGACTCGTTCTTGAGCCTACCGAACCGCAGGCTGGTCATGCTTGGCGGTATCGGATCAGGAAAATCCACATTAGCAGCGCTGCTTCTGCTCTCATTACTTGAGCAGTCCTCGCCGAACGATCCAGTACCAGTGCTTCTTCCCTTGGCCTCCTGGGATCCGGCGCTTCAGCACCTGAATACCTGGCTAGCTGCCAGACTCAATGAGGACTATCCGCGCCTGCGTAGTCATGAATTTGGCAGAGGTGCCGCCAAACGTTTGATCGAGGCCAGGCGCGTGCTCCCTATCCTCGACGGCCTTGATGAGATGCCGACACACTGCCGGGCACTGGCACTCCACCATCTCAATAGCGCTTTAGCTGGGGGCTCTCCTGTCGTCCTCACTTGCCGCACTGGTGAATACGAAGCAACTGTCCGCGACGCGGGAGTTTTGCGACACGCCACCGCTATTCACGCTAACCCCGTTGAGCCCAGAGAGGCTTTCAACCACCTATCGAGGGCGGTGACGCCACAGCGTCAGCCGCAATGGCAACCTGTGTTCGAGGCGCTGGAGGCAGATCACAGATCCCCTTTGGCGATTGCGCTGGAATCACCACTCATGATCAGTCTGCTTCTGGCTGTCTACAATGCCCCAGAGGCGCAGCCGGGTCGGTTGCTCGACCCAGTCTTTTTCCCAGATTCAACGACGATCGAGAACCACTTGCTCGACAGGTTAGTGCTGACGGCATTCACTAGTGGTCCACCCCCGTCCGAGGTTCCCTGGCGGCATCGCCGATGGGATAGCCAGAATGCTCAGCGCTGGCTGCGGCGGCTTGCCGTCGACCTCACTCGGCGTGGCTCGGAAGACCTGACATGGTGGCAGCTCCATCAGCGGTCACCGGCCTGGCTGAGGGCGCTGAACACAGGAATCATCTCAGGCATGGCATGCTTCATTTTCCTCGTGATCCTGGCGATAACCGGACTGTTTGGTCGTGTTGACAGTGCAGGCCTAGCAGCATCTGCCGTCCTCAGTGTTATTGCTGGTGTTTTTGGGGGCTGGGTTATTACCGGCGCTTCCGGCCCTTACGAGCCCGGAAGGAAGTTAACCGAATCCGAGAGATTATGGAATCTACGCATTCGCTTCCGCCTGCAAACTCCGGGAAAAGATCTTTTCCGTACCGGGGGCCTCATGGTACTCATTTGGGTAGGCCTGTGGGTAGTTATCATGACCGTCGGAGCCGTCATGATAGCCTGGAAGCAACTCCACGGTGAGGGCATATCATTCTCGTCGGGCGGCCGGGAAATGAGCACGGGGGAACTGATTGAATCTGCAAGATTCTTTGTGGTATTCCCTGCCGCTCTCGGTGCAATGTTATGGGGCCTCGGCTGGCTAGCACGCCCCTTTAATTCAGAGGACGCGGCGACCATGCGAATCGGCCTTCGGATTGCTCGCCGTAAAGCGATGTCACTGTTGCTGATATTTTGCTTGCCGGTCTTGGCGCTGTTTTCACTCGGCATGACTGCATGGTCTCTGCTTATCGGATTTCTAGCAATTTTGCGCAGCGCATGGGGGTGCTATGCGAGATGCCGAATCTGGCTAACTGTGACTGGCCGACTGCCATGGAGGCTCACGGCGTTTCTTGAGGATGCGCACCGGCTCGGAATTCTCCACCAATACGGCACTGTTTATCAGTTTCGGCACGCGAAACTGCGTGAACGTCTTGCCTCGGCCAGACCCACGAGGTAG
- a CDS encoding helix-turn-helix domain-containing protein codes for MGPQSHPDETRTDIESSRRRRSVEPVLMDTYEVAAMLNMSTSWVYREASKLGLKGYKLGRGRNAKVLYKKAEVFKWLEQQKIH; via the coding sequence GTGGGACCGCAGTCGCACCCCGACGAGACCCGCACCGATATCGAATCGTCGCGCAGGCGCCGAAGCGTCGAGCCCGTCCTTATGGACACCTATGAGGTCGCTGCGATGCTCAATATGTCCACGAGCTGGGTCTACAGGGAGGCATCGAAACTGGGCTTGAAGGGCTACAAGCTCGGCCGAGGCAGGAATGCCAAGGTCCTGTACAAGAAGGCCGAGGTCTTCAAGTGGCTGGAACAGCAGAAGATCCATTAG
- a CDS encoding Gfo/Idh/MocA family oxidoreductase — protein sequence MPSPEPRPISVLLVGGCGHWAATENHIPAILNLQEDGAPVRVAAICDPRDPYSPALLAHMPDLATLVQRDKPAWISPSPDERPDQLEHRLHQAHKEHRFDTVIVACDPVAHYPYLKWATDRGIPVLCDKPIVCVEDAAWDPVRAAEIHRRFDTLLRAHRDRPGHLFAVPLRRRANDAFLHVGELIREVHDAHNQSLTMGRIDVAGGHFRLPEEYALGNAHGYTHGVGALSFSSYHYLDELTRYLLLAPGKISVLRVTLQYVRRVGDHLATGQGDVLTALLRPRSEAGLHATALDERVLLAEMDFGFTVELLDSQQRSHGLLSYTFTSNSLSNRTVGALAHDAQDDVAFREKGRMSQYVIDLHQGSLQHVRLTKNDAVGEPYTIRVEHRRNPLIGGTGRTETVYEDAHTSSAVTPRDITAAFLTMAADGTACPNVTDKIAFLNGQALTHRIYAAMYELIATSHHEAIPCPSVLIDLP from the coding sequence ATGCCCTCACCCGAACCGCGGCCGATCAGTGTCCTGCTGGTCGGCGGCTGCGGCCACTGGGCCGCGACCGAGAACCACATCCCGGCCATCCTCAACCTCCAGGAGGACGGCGCTCCCGTTCGCGTGGCCGCCATCTGCGACCCTCGCGACCCCTACAGCCCGGCCCTCCTGGCCCACATGCCCGACCTCGCCACCCTCGTGCAGCGGGACAAGCCCGCGTGGATCAGCCCCAGCCCGGACGAGAGACCCGACCAGCTCGAGCACCGCCTGCACCAGGCCCACAAGGAGCACCGCTTCGACACGGTCATCGTCGCCTGCGACCCCGTCGCCCACTACCCCTACCTCAAGTGGGCCACCGACCGGGGCATCCCCGTCCTGTGCGACAAGCCGATCGTCTGTGTCGAGGACGCCGCCTGGGACCCTGTGCGCGCCGCGGAGATCCACCGCCGCTTCGACACGCTGCTACGCGCTCACCGCGATCGGCCCGGCCACCTGTTCGCGGTACCCCTGCGGCGCCGCGCCAACGACGCCTTCCTGCATGTCGGGGAGCTGATCCGCGAAGTCCACGACGCCCACAACCAGTCCTTGACCATGGGCCGAATCGACGTCGCCGGAGGTCACTTCCGCCTGCCCGAGGAGTATGCGCTCGGAAACGCCCACGGCTACACCCACGGCGTCGGGGCGCTCAGCTTCAGCAGCTACCACTACCTCGACGAGCTGACCCGCTACCTCCTGCTCGCTCCCGGCAAGATCAGCGTGCTGCGCGTGACCCTGCAGTATGTCCGTCGTGTCGGTGACCACCTGGCGACCGGTCAGGGCGACGTCCTCACCGCCCTGCTGCGGCCCCGCTCCGAAGCCGGCCTGCATGCCACAGCCCTCGATGAACGCGTCCTGCTGGCCGAGATGGACTTCGGCTTCACCGTGGAACTCCTCGACTCCCAGCAGCGGTCACACGGTCTGCTCTCCTACACCTTCACCTCCAACTCCCTCTCCAACCGCACGGTCGGCGCGCTGGCCCATGACGCCCAGGACGATGTCGCGTTCCGCGAGAAGGGCCGCATGTCGCAGTACGTCATCGACCTGCACCAGGGCAGCCTCCAGCACGTGCGGCTGACCAAGAACGACGCGGTCGGTGAGCCGTACACCATCCGTGTCGAGCACCGGCGCAACCCGCTCATCGGCGGCACCGGCCGCACGGAGACCGTCTACGAGGACGCCCATACGAGCAGTGCCGTCACCCCCCGCGACATCACCGCCGCCTTCCTCACCATGGCCGCCGACGGCACCGCGTGCCCGAACGTCACCGACAAGATCGCCTTCCTCAACGGCCAGGCCCTCACCCACCGCATCTACGCCGCCATGTACGAGCTGATCGCCACCAGCCACCACGAGGCGATTCCCTGCCCGTCCGTCCTCATCGACCTTCCCTGA